In one window of Bizionia sp. M204 DNA:
- a CDS encoding RNA polymerase sigma factor: protein MKAILKVIQLHKNNTNLIKKAAKNNREAQQVLFDTHAPKMLSVCRFYVKDFQKAEEVMLNGFLKAFTHLKQFQDTGSFEGWLRKIMVREAISYLRQAKKIEFPVDDIESNQYQESYNNVHSNMDVAQIQQLIDQLPEGYKIVFVMYAIEGYKHQEIADMLNITEGTSKSQLFKARKQLQQQLQVLNSSQYGTK, encoded by the coding sequence ATGAAAGCAATTTTGAAGGTTATTCAACTACATAAAAATAACACGAATCTTATTAAAAAGGCAGCTAAAAATAATCGCGAAGCCCAACAGGTGCTTTTTGATACACATGCGCCTAAAATGTTAAGCGTTTGCCGGTTTTATGTAAAAGATTTCCAAAAAGCCGAAGAAGTCATGCTTAACGGTTTCCTTAAAGCATTTACACATTTAAAACAATTTCAGGATACGGGAAGTTTTGAAGGGTGGTTGCGAAAAATTATGGTTCGCGAAGCTATTTCTTATTTGCGTCAAGCTAAAAAAATTGAATTTCCTGTAGATGATATAGAATCAAATCAATACCAAGAGAGTTATAATAATGTGCATAGTAATATGGATGTGGCGCAAATTCAACAATTAATTGATCAGCTTCCCGAAGGTTATAAAATAGTTTTTGTTATGTATGCTATTGAAGGCTACAAACATCAAGAAATTGCAGATATGCTTAACATTACGGAAGGCACCTCTAAATCGCAATTATTTAAAGCGCGAAAGCAGCTTCAACAACAATTACAAGTACTTAATTCATCG
- a CDS encoding T9SS-dependent choice-of-anchor J family protein produces the protein MKKITLLLTICLTISFSAKAQLFSDDFEDQDISDWTLLDEDGDGFNFIAYDPSIAQNGINNYMSSESWNPTPGALFPNNYAISPAIDVTNNIDMVLNYSVGGADPDYSAEVYTVYVSTGNTIADFMNPAITVSFNEDLGNDAAAAGAFVNRSLNLSALDGSSTIYIAFRHHDVSDQFILNFDDVSLVGTLLSTDEFALNSMFIGCKDKVVTIYNLQGEANYRILNIAGQEVLNGNTRLESQNIDAGNLASGIYIVEVTDANSNAQKRKKIVIE, from the coding sequence ATGAAGAAAATTACTTTATTATTAACTATTTGTCTTACCATTTCATTTAGTGCCAAAGCACAATTATTCTCGGATGATTTTGAGGATCAAGACATTTCAGATTGGACACTTTTAGACGAGGATGGTGACGGCTTTAATTTCATAGCTTATGACCCTAGTATTGCACAAAACGGTATTAATAATTATATGTCGTCTGAATCATGGAATCCAACACCAGGTGCTTTATTCCCAAACAATTATGCCATATCACCTGCTATTGATGTAACTAATAATATTGATATGGTTTTAAACTATTCAGTAGGAGGTGCAGATCCAGATTATTCTGCAGAGGTGTATACCGTTTATGTTTCAACAGGAAATACCATTGCCGACTTTATGAATCCAGCCATAACTGTAAGTTTTAATGAAGATTTAGGTAACGACGCGGCAGCAGCAGGTGCATTTGTTAATAGAAGTTTAAATTTATCAGCTCTGGACGGTTCTTCAACTATTTATATTGCTTTTAGACATCATGACGTTTCTGATCAATTTATTTTAAACTTTGATGATGTCAGTTTAGTAGGTACTTTATTAAGCACTGACGAATTCGCATTAAATTCCATGTTTATTGGTTGTAAAGACAAAGTAGTAACCATTTATAATCTTCAAGGAGAGGCTAATTATCGCATTTTGAATATTGCAGGACAAGAAGTTCTTAACGGAAATACACGTTTAGAATCTCAAAACATTGATGCCGGCAATTTAGCTTCTGGAATTTATATTGTAGAGGTTACAGATGCTAATTCTAACGCACAAAAAAGAAAGAAAATAGTTATTGAATAA
- the queA gene encoding tRNA preQ1(34) S-adenosylmethionine ribosyltransferase-isomerase QueA gives MKLSHFNFELPEELLAEYPSENRDESRLMVLNRKDQTIEHKMFKDIIDYFDEDDVMILNDTKVFPARLYGNKEKTGARIEVFLLRELNEEQRLWDVLVDPARKIRIGNKLYFGEGESLVAEVIDNTTSRGRTLRFLYDGSYRDFRVKLTELGETPLPKYIKREVEPEDEERYQTIFAKNEGAVAAPTAGLHFSRHLLKRLEIKGVKFADVTLHVGLGTFNPVEVEDLSKHKMDSEEIIIKKPTTDIINKAIKDKKRICAVGTTAMRSVESAVSSSGTLNEFDGWSNKFIFPPYDFSIANCMITNFHTPKSTLLMMASAFAGHDFIKKAYDEAVKEKYKFYSYGDAMLII, from the coding sequence ATGAAATTATCGCATTTTAACTTCGAGTTACCAGAGGAGTTATTAGCGGAATATCCTTCTGAAAACAGGGATGAGTCACGTTTAATGGTATTAAACAGAAAAGATCAAACAATTGAACACAAAATGTTTAAAGATATTATCGATTATTTTGATGAAGATGATGTCATGATTTTAAACGACACCAAAGTTTTTCCAGCAAGATTATACGGGAATAAGGAGAAAACAGGTGCGCGTATTGAAGTATTTTTATTACGAGAGTTAAATGAAGAACAGCGTCTTTGGGATGTGTTGGTAGATCCAGCTAGAAAAATCCGTATTGGTAATAAATTGTATTTCGGTGAAGGCGAATCTTTAGTCGCTGAAGTTATTGACAATACCACATCTAGAGGTAGAACACTTCGTTTTTTATATGATGGTTCTTACAGAGATTTCCGCGTAAAATTAACCGAACTTGGAGAAACGCCACTGCCTAAATACATCAAGCGTGAAGTGGAACCAGAAGATGAAGAGCGTTACCAAACTATTTTTGCAAAAAATGAAGGTGCCGTTGCAGCTCCAACAGCTGGTTTACATTTCTCGAGACATCTATTAAAGCGCCTAGAAATTAAAGGCGTTAAGTTTGCGGATGTAACCTTGCATGTTGGTTTAGGAACATTTAATCCTGTTGAGGTTGAAGATTTATCCAAGCATAAAATGGATAGTGAAGAAATCATTATTAAGAAACCAACAACAGATATAATTAATAAAGCAATTAAAGATAAAAAACGCATTTGTGCCGTTGGTACAACAGCAATGCGATCTGTAGAAAGTGCTGTTTCGTCCAGTGGAACCTTGAATGAGTTTGATGGCTGGTCCAATAAATTTATTTTCCCACCTTACGATTTTAGTATAGCCAATTGCATGATTACTAATTTCCATACACCAAAATCAACACTTTTAATGATGGCTTCCGCTTTTGCTGGTCATGACTTTATTAAGAAAGCGTATGATGAGGCTGTTAAAGAAAAGTACAAATTTTATAGTTATGGTGATGCCATGCTAATTATATAA
- a CDS encoding polyprenyl synthetase family protein encodes MKIVEQIKQPVDYEMELFEQKFQLAMSSKVALLNRITHYLVNRKGKQMRPMFVFLVAKMVSNGEVSERTYRGASVIELIHTATLVHDDVVDDSNRRRGFFSINALWKNKIAVLVGDYLLSKGLLLSIDNNDFDLLKIISIAVREMSEGELLQIEKARKLDITEAIYYEIIRQKTATLIAACCSLGAASVKPDSDHVERMRKFGELIGMAFQIKDDLFDYGTEKIGKPTGIDIKEQKMTLPLIYVLNTVSKKDKNWIINSIKNHNKDKKRVNEVIAFVKENGGLDYAIVKMKAFQEEALQILNTYPKSDFRDSLELMVNYVIQRKK; translated from the coding sequence TTGAAAATAGTAGAACAAATAAAACAGCCGGTAGATTATGAAATGGAACTTTTTGAACAAAAGTTTCAGTTGGCTATGTCTTCTAAAGTGGCGCTGCTAAATAGGATTACCCATTATCTTGTTAATAGAAAAGGAAAACAAATGCGACCTATGTTTGTGTTTTTGGTTGCTAAAATGGTTTCCAATGGCGAAGTTAGTGAGCGTACATATCGGGGTGCATCCGTTATAGAATTGATTCATACAGCAACGTTAGTGCACGATGATGTGGTGGATGATAGTAATAGACGACGTGGTTTTTTCTCTATTAATGCACTTTGGAAAAATAAAATTGCCGTTTTAGTTGGGGACTACCTGTTGTCCAAAGGTTTGTTACTCTCTATTGATAATAATGATTTCGACTTATTGAAAATCATTTCTATTGCTGTTCGTGAAATGAGTGAAGGTGAATTGCTTCAAATAGAAAAAGCCCGAAAACTCGATATTACCGAAGCTATTTATTATGAAATTATTCGTCAAAAAACAGCAACTTTAATTGCAGCTTGTTGCAGCTTGGGTGCCGCATCCGTAAAACCAGATTCAGATCATGTAGAACGTATGCGTAAATTTGGAGAGCTTATTGGTATGGCGTTTCAAATTAAAGACGATTTGTTTGATTATGGTACCGAGAAAATTGGTAAACCAACAGGTATTGATATTAAGGAGCAAAAAATGACCTTGCCCTTAATTTATGTGCTGAATACCGTTTCTAAAAAAGATAAAAATTGGATTATCAATTCCATAAAAAATCATAATAAAGATAAAAAAAGAGTAAACGAAGTCATTGCATTTGTTAAAGAAAACGGTGGTTTAGATTATGCCATTGTTAAAATGAAAGCTTTTCAAGAGGAAGCTTTACAAATACTTAATACCTATCCTAAATCCGATTTTCGCGATTCATTAGAACTTATGGTGAATTACGTTATTCAGCGCAAAAAATAA
- a CDS encoding T9SS type A sorting domain-containing protein — protein sequence MKKITLFLFLLTISFSFGQVVLNENFDAGLSTPTGWSNTDLAAGGVWTFETGGEAPFFGAANDVLYSAAGFSGSYAMFNSDAYGNDSAPENAALISPAFDCSALTVIKLTFNQLILTEYGGEGYVEVYNGTSWVQVAVYDETTVPAPDYFTLGAVTIDVSAELAGVTNAQVRFRWVGDWSYYWTLDNVMVQQPTGSAPNPVTTPTPADGAVDVFVDPTNGDYLVAFDWSPATTGDAATSYDVYLGDAANNLNLLGNTPNDMVNITGMDYSTEYFWQIVAKNLAGEAVGSSTWSFTTEEDPLLSVDTNTLELFSIYPNPVNNYVTIKTTLNINSVEIINQLGQRVLLVNEANIVNNTINVSTLSNGIYFMNISAEGKKQTIKIVKE from the coding sequence ATGAAAAAAATTACTTTATTTTTATTTTTATTGACTATTTCCTTTTCTTTTGGACAGGTTGTTTTAAACGAAAATTTTGATGCTGGTCTTTCTACACCAACAGGTTGGTCTAACACGGATTTAGCAGCTGGAGGCGTTTGGACTTTTGAAACAGGTGGAGAAGCGCCATTCTTCGGTGCGGCAAATGATGTTTTATACAGTGCGGCTGGATTTTCTGGCAGTTATGCCATGTTCAATAGTGATGCTTATGGTAATGATAGTGCACCAGAAAATGCGGCTTTAATAAGTCCTGCTTTTGATTGTTCAGCATTAACCGTTATAAAATTAACTTTTAATCAACTTATTCTTACGGAATATGGCGGCGAAGGTTATGTAGAAGTGTATAATGGTACATCATGGGTACAAGTTGCTGTTTATGATGAGACTACAGTACCTGCGCCTGACTATTTTACTCTTGGCGCTGTAACAATTGATGTTTCTGCTGAATTGGCTGGTGTAACTAATGCACAAGTTAGATTTAGATGGGTAGGCGACTGGTCTTATTATTGGACATTAGACAATGTAATGGTTCAGCAGCCAACAGGTTCTGCTCCTAATCCAGTAACAACTCCAACACCTGCTGACGGCGCAGTTGATGTATTTGTAGACCCTACAAATGGCGACTATCTTGTAGCTTTTGATTGGAGTCCTGCTACAACTGGCGATGCTGCAACTTCTTATGATGTTTATTTAGGTGATGCTGCCAACAATCTTAACTTATTAGGAAACACTCCAAATGATATGGTAAATATTACTGGAATGGATTATTCTACAGAATACTTCTGGCAAATAGTTGCTAAAAATCTTGCTGGAGAAGCTGTGGGATCTAGCACTTGGAGCTTTACAACAGAAGAAGATCCATTATTATCTGTTGACACAAACACGCTTGAATTGTTTTCAATTTATCCAAATCCTGTTAACAATTATGTAACCATCAAGACGACTTTAAACATTAATTCTGTTGAAATAATCAATCAATTAGGTCAGCGTGTGTTACTTGTAAATGAAGCAAATATTGTAAATAATACGATTAATGTTTCTACATTAAGTAATGGTATTTACTTTATGAATATTTCTGCTGAAGGCAAAAAGCAAACAATTAAAATAGTTAAAGAATAA
- the rlmN gene encoding 23S rRNA (adenine(2503)-C(2))-methyltransferase RlmN: MSDKKDIRALTKDQLRDFFEKEGDQAFRGNQVYEWLWSKSAHSFADMTNLSKETRAMLENNFVINHIKVDDMQRSSDGTIKNAVKLHDGLVVESVLIPTKTRTTACVSSQVGCSLDCKFCATSRLKRMRNLNPDEIYDQVVAIDNESRLYHDRPLSNIVFMGMGEPLMNYNNVLKAIDKITSPEGLGMSPKRIVVSTSGVPKMIKKMADEKVKFKLAVSLHSAIDEVRTSIMPFNATFPLKDLREALEYWYARTKNRITYEYVVWKGINDQKKDVDALIEFCKFAPSKVNLIEYNPIDDGMFQQAHDEAIDMYVNMLEKNNITVTVRRSRGKDIDAACGQLANKSS, from the coding sequence ATGAGTGATAAAAAAGATATCCGTGCTTTAACCAAAGACCAATTACGAGACTTTTTTGAAAAAGAAGGCGATCAAGCATTTCGTGGTAATCAGGTTTATGAATGGCTTTGGAGTAAATCGGCACATAGTTTTGCGGATATGACAAACTTGTCCAAGGAAACACGCGCTATGCTAGAAAATAACTTTGTCATTAACCATATTAAGGTGGACGATATGCAAAGGAGTAGTGATGGCACGATTAAAAATGCGGTTAAGCTACATGATGGGTTAGTTGTGGAATCGGTTTTAATACCTACTAAAACGCGCACAACAGCGTGTGTATCTAGTCAAGTTGGTTGTAGTTTGGATTGTAAGTTTTGTGCCACATCACGATTAAAGCGTATGCGTAATTTAAATCCAGATGAAATTTATGATCAGGTGGTTGCTATTGACAATGAAAGTAGACTTTATCATGACAGACCTTTAAGCAACATTGTGTTTATGGGAATGGGTGAGCCGCTTATGAATTACAACAATGTGCTGAAAGCCATTGATAAAATAACATCACCTGAAGGTTTAGGTATGTCGCCAAAACGCATTGTGGTATCCACGTCAGGTGTACCTAAAATGATAAAAAAAATGGCAGATGAAAAGGTTAAATTTAAATTAGCCGTTTCCTTACATTCCGCCATCGATGAGGTGCGAACATCTATTATGCCTTTTAATGCTACGTTTCCCTTAAAGGATTTACGCGAAGCTTTGGAGTATTGGTATGCACGGACAAAAAATAGAATTACCTACGAGTATGTGGTTTGGAAAGGAATTAATGATCAAAAAAAGGATGTTGATGCCTTAATAGAATTCTGTAAGTTTGCGCCTAGTAAGGTGAATTTAATTGAGTACAACCCAATTGATGATGGTATGTTTCAACAAGCACATGATGAGGCTATTGATATGTATGTAAACATGCTAGAAAAAAATAATATTACAGTTACCGTAAGACGTTCACGAGGTAAAGATATTGATGCCGCTTGCGGGCAGTTAGCCAATAAGAGTTCATAA